In the Bacillus amyloliquefaciens DSM 7 = ATCC 23350 genome, ATTAAGAAAAACAAAGAAGTAGGGAGTGATTAGATACATTTTTTAAATGGCTAGACAGCAGAGTGTGTATACATAAGGGAAATTAAATTCACAAAGGAGAATAATAATGGATGAGCTAGATCTTGCTTTTGGTATTTTACCGCTTTCTATTATCGTCTTATCGATTATATTCACTTATATTTTCAAAAAGGTGTATATAATGCCGCTTGTCAGTATAGTTGTTTCAGTCATATTAATGTTCACTGTTTTTAATCTATCCTTCTGGGGATGGGTTGTTGTCTATGGTTTAATATCAATAGTATTATCATATATGACAAATAGTATAAGAAAGAAAATAGATAATAGAAATAAATAATTATATCCTTTAATGCAAACCTTGCGGTAAACGTCCCACAAGGTTTTTTATCGGGCAAAAAAACATGGGTTCGGCATCATCTCCGAACCCATGCGGCTTCATTATTTATATTCTTTTTTGACCTTTTGGAATATATCCGCATAGTTGGTAAACACACCGGTTACGCCCCAATTCAGCAGAC is a window encoding:
- a CDS encoding DUF2651 family protein, with the protein product MDELDLAFGILPLSIIVLSIIFTYIFKKVYIMPLVSIVVSVILMFTVFNLSFWGWVVVYGLISIVLSYMTNSIRKKIDNRNK